The genome window GGCCAGCGAGTAGAGCATCGCCCAGAATTCGCGGCGCGAAACCGGATCGACGCCGTTGGTCGGTTCGTCGAGCAGCAGCACGCGCGGCGTATGAATCAGCGCGCAGACGAGGCCGAGTTTTTGCTTCATCCCGCCCGAGAGCTTGCCGGCGAGGCGCGCGCGAAATTCGCTCATCCCGCAGGCGACGAGGAGTTGCTCGGAGCGCGCGGCGCGATCGGCTTTGCGCACGCCGAACAGGTCTGCGTAAAAACGGATGTTCTCGTCCACGGTGAGATCTTCGTAAAGGCCGAAGCGCTGCGGCATGTAGCTGATCAGTTGCTTGACGCGTTCGGGCTCGCGGACGACGTCGCAGCCCGCGACCGTCGCGCCGCCTTCGTCGGGCGCGAGTACGCCGGCGAGAATCCGCATCGTGGTGGTTTTGCCCGCGCCGTCGGGACCGACGATTCCGAAGATTTCGCCCGCGCCGACCTCGAAGCTAAGGTGATCGATCGCGCGAACACCCGGATAATTCTTGACCAGTCCGCGAATGCTCAGTTCGGGCTCAGTCACGACTGTCACCGCGCTGCACCGGCGCGCCCAGATGAATCGTTGCGTCGGCGGGCATCCCGGGCTTGAGTTCATGATTCGGATTCGCGACGTCGATCTTGATTCGATAGACCAGCGTCACGCGCTCCTTGTGCGTCTCGACGCTCTTGGGCGTGAACTCCGCCTCGGACGAGATGAACGAAATCTGGCCGGGATAATTGCGGTCGGGATAAGTATCGGTGTGAACCGTCGCGGACTGGCCCCATCGGATGCGGCCGAGATCGGTTTCGCCGATGTAAGCGCGGAGCCAAACGTGATCGAGATCGGCGAGCGTGACGACCGGCGTGCCGGGTTGCATCACTTCGCCGAGTTCGGTCTGGCGCGTGAGTATGACGCCGGAGAAGGGCGCGCGCAGCGTGGTGTAGCCGAGCATGATTTTGGCGAGTTCGAGATTTTCGCGCGCGCTCCGGATGTTGGCGTGAGCGACCGCGATATCCTGCTCGGCGGCATGCTGCATCGCGAGGTCGCGCTGCATCGCGGCCTTGCCCTGCTTGAGCGCGGTCTCGGTGCGATCGCGCAGCTCGGCGGAAATTACCTTTTGCTGCCAGAGCTTCGTGCTGCGATCGTGATCGAGCTGCTTTTGCGCAACGTCGGCCTCGTCATTGGCGATCGTCGCGCGCGCGGCCTCGAGCCGGCGCATCGCGGAGATGAGCTGCTGTTCCTGCACGCGCAGAGCCGCGTCGTTGATCGCAACCTGCTGGCGATAGTCGCTGTCGTCGAGCCGCGCGAGCAGCGTACCGGCAGTGACCCATTGCCCCTCGTTGAAAGGCAATTCGATCACGCGCGACTGCACGGCTTTGAAGCCAATCACGCTCTGATGCGCTTCGATATTTCCCGAGACGAGCAGAGTATCGGTGGCCGCGGGCTTGAGCAGCAGCGGCGCGAGGAACCATCCGGCGACGGCGAGCGTCGCAGCAACGACGACTACTACGATTGCCCTCTTCATCGGAGTCCCGCCAGTTTTCTCGATTGGTGAATGCGAGGCTTCAGGCGCGTCGCGCCGACCGGGGAATCAATCCGCCTCCGATTGGCTTTGACTGCCGCCGCCGAACGCGCATCCGGGTCGATGCTCATGCGCTCGCCGATCCAGCGCAAAAACGCGGCGCGCCTGCGCACGAAGCGCGGATCACCTGGCTCCATGCCGGTGATCAGGCGAATCATCTGCGGCATCACCATTGGAAAGATCACCAGCGCGAGCATCGAGATGAATAGCTGTGCCAGGTCAACCTGCTTGGGCAGAAATCCATCGCGCTGCGCGCGCCGCAGCCGCGCCACGGCCTTCTCGAACAGCGCACGCCGTTCGTCGGCGGCGACCAGTTTGCCGCGGCCGTTGTCGATCGCTTCCCATTCCATCAGGCGGACGAAGTCGAGGTCGGCGCCGGCGAGCTTGTACAGATAAAGCAGGGCGTCGGCGAACTTGTCGGGCGTGGAATCGATCAAGTCGGCCCGCTGATTGATCTTGCGGCGCAGCACTTCCCGGTAGAGATCCTGCTTGACGCCGAAGCAGTAGTAGAGCATCCGTTTGTTGACGCGGGCGCGGCGCGCGATCGCGTCAACGCGAGCGCCGGCGAAGCCCTTGGCGGAGAACTCGGTCAGCGCGGCGGCGAGAATCTTGTCGCGGGTGCGATTGAGGTCGCGGACATTAGCGCGCCGGGCTGCCATCGAAAGAATCCTTACCTCATTAACTGTCCAGTTAATAAGAATTAACTGATTAGTTAATTATGACTGCGTCCGCAGCCAGTCAAGAGGGTTCTGCACCCTCACCTGTCTCATCGCCTGAGGCGCCTCGACTTCGCTCAGGGCAGGCTCTCAACGGTTTGAAAGCGGGCGAGGAATAAGAGCGTCAGCGGCCGCTGAAGTTCGGCTCGCGCTTGCTCATGAAGGCCTGGATGCCCTCCTGGAAGTCGCCCGAGCGGAACAAGAGCAGCAATTGCATCAGGACGTGATGGGTATGCGATTCGAAATCTTCGCTGAGGCCGTGGCGAAAGAGGCGCTTCATCGCGCGAATCGCGAGCGGCGCGTTGGCGGCGATTTTCGAGGCCCATTGCAGAGCCTGCGGCATCAGATCGTCGTGCGGCACGACTGCGTTTGCGAGGCCCAGTTCGACTGCGCGGGCGGGCGGAATCTCGTCGGCGATGAAGCCGATTTCGCAGGCGCGGGCCCATCCGACGAGCCGCGGCAGATACCAGGTGCCGCCGCTTTCCGGGATGATTCCGCGCTTGGCGAAAGCCGGTACCAGCTTGGCGCGATCGCTGATGA of Candidatus Binatus sp. contains these proteins:
- a CDS encoding ATP-binding cassette domain-containing protein, with the protein product MTVVTEPELSIRGLVKNYPGVRAIDHLSFEVGAGEIFGIVGPDGAGKTTTMRILAGVLAPDEGGATVAGCDVVREPERVKQLISYMPQRFGLYEDLTVDENIRFYADLFGVRKADRAARSEQLLVACGMSEFRARLAGKLSGGMKQKLGLVCALIHTPRVLLLDEPTNGVDPVSRREFWAMLYSLAGQGVTIVNSTAYLDEAERCHRIALLHQGRLLFCDTPAHLKAQMPGAVVSIVSSEARRVRDEFAIAEGVASVVLVGNAVHLFVDNAERRIPELSARLKSRQIPFDEIVHAVPTIEDLFVEAVREDAAHRGAPIEAPAGGALQ
- a CDS encoding HlyD family secretion protein — translated: MKRAIVVVVVAATLAVAGWFLAPLLLKPAATDTLLVSGNIEAHQSVIGFKAVQSRVIELPFNEGQWVTAGTLLARLDDSDYRQQVAINDAALRVQEQQLISAMRRLEAARATIANDEADVAQKQLDHDRSTKLWQQKVISAELRDRTETALKQGKAAMQRDLAMQHAAEQDIAVAHANIRSARENLELAKIMLGYTTLRAPFSGVILTRQTELGEVMQPGTPVVTLADLDHVWLRAYIGETDLGRIRWGQSATVHTDTYPDRNYPGQISFISSEAEFTPKSVETHKERVTLVYRIKIDVANPNHELKPGMPADATIHLGAPVQRGDSRD
- a CDS encoding TetR/AcrR family transcriptional regulator; the protein is MAARRANVRDLNRTRDKILAAALTEFSAKGFAGARVDAIARRARVNKRMLYYCFGVKQDLYREVLRRKINQRADLIDSTPDKFADALLYLYKLAGADLDFVRLMEWEAIDNGRGKLVAADERRALFEKAVARLRRAQRDGFLPKQVDLAQLFISMLALVIFPMVMPQMIRLITGMEPGDPRFVRRRAAFLRWIGERMSIDPDARSAAAVKANRRRIDSPVGATRLKPRIHQSRKLAGLR
- a CDS encoding enoyl-CoA hydratase/isomerase family protein, which codes for MADLLVEKKDHVGILKLNRPDRMNAISIEMLNDLNEALKEFDNDPNVRVIILTGEGRGFCSGLDLKDAAAGRGIGGAGVLSGGGGAAHISTREIPTVTLHRVDLPVLCAINGPAAGYGFDLALGCDLRLISDRAKLVPAFAKRGIIPESGGTWYLPRLVGWARACEIGFIADEIPPARAVELGLANAVVPHDDLMPQALQWASKIAANAPLAIRAMKRLFRHGLSEDFESHTHHVLMQLLLLFRSGDFQEGIQAFMSKREPNFSGR